A section of the Clostridium felsineum DSM 794 genome encodes:
- a CDS encoding mannose/fructose/sorbose PTS transporter subunit IIB: MNINFVRIDDRLIHGQVASIWVKETKCNKILVCSDDVAKDTLRKTLLLQVAPPGVKAYVLPIAKALEVYKNPKYDSFKALILCTNPVDALRLVEGGMDIKSINLGGMCYKQGRTQISSAVSLGPEDVAALKKMHELGIELELRKIASDSKVDVMSKIKDL; the protein is encoded by the coding sequence ATGAATATTAATTTTGTAAGAATCGATGATAGATTGATTCATGGTCAAGTTGCAAGTATTTGGGTAAAAGAAACAAAATGTAATAAGATATTAGTTTGTAGTGATGATGTAGCTAAAGATACGTTAAGAAAAACATTGCTTTTACAGGTAGCACCTCCAGGAGTAAAGGCCTATGTTTTGCCTATTGCTAAAGCACTTGAGGTTTATAAAAATCCTAAATACGATTCTTTTAAAGCATTAATATTATGTACAAACCCAGTAGATGCTTTAAGACTAGTTGAAGGCGGTATGGATATAAAATCTATTAATCTTGGAGGAATGTGCTATAAACAAGGAAGAACTCAAATTAGCAGCGCAGTATCTCTTGGACCAGAAGATGTTGCAGCCTTAAAAAAGATGCATGAACTTGGAATAGAACTTGAACTAAGAAAAATTGCCAGTGATTCAAAAGTTGACGTAATGAGTAAAATAAAAGATTTATAA
- a CDS encoding mannose/fructose/sorbose PTS transporter subunit IIA has translation MVAIIIGTHGDFSEQILKSSEMIFGKQENVSSVTFHPGEGPDDLVEKYKTELEKLDCKDGVLFLVDLFGGSPFNAASRIVTEEENKNMDIVTGINLPMLLEVYGARNFSNVEELVSISKKAGNEGIKSFKEVFSQQEENEIL, from the coding sequence ATGGTAGCTATTATTATTGGAACTCATGGAGATTTTTCAGAACAAATATTAAAATCATCTGAAATGATATTTGGAAAACAAGAAAATGTCTCATCAGTTACTTTTCATCCAGGTGAGGGACCTGATGATCTTGTAGAAAAATATAAAACAGAATTAGAAAAATTAGATTGTAAAGATGGAGTACTTTTTCTAGTAGATTTATTTGGAGGTAGCCCATTTAATGCAGCAAGTAGAATAGTAACAGAAGAAGAAAACAAAAATATGGATATTGTTACTGGTATTAATTTACCAATGTTACTTGAGGTATATGGAGCTAGAAATTTTTCGAACGTTGAAGAACTAGTGAGTATAAGTAAAAAAGCAGGAAATGAAGGAATAAAATCATTTAAAGAAGTTTTTTCACAACAAGAAGAAAATGAAATACTATAA
- a CDS encoding sigma 54-interacting transcriptional regulator, whose protein sequence is MKRIEKIYEYIIQRTENFNFETLNEKIGFSAGEIAESLGALRNNVSMELNELLRQDKIIKIKSRPVLYVDRVCVERILDKKLKTGPIEIKELNELLLEKNQVNQEQSPFDKLIGARTSLKNQIEQAKAAILYPPNGLHSLIVGQTGVGKTLFANMMYNHAKYVKKLQKDAPFIVFNCADYYNNPQLLISHLFGHVKGAYTGADTEKAGIVDKADTGILFLDEIHRLPPEGQEMLFYFMDTGKFNRLGETERNREACVLIIGATTEDPSSSLLKTFVRRIPIIINIPNFEKRTAKDKVDFIKFLFSNEAHRVNKLIKIEDEAVKAIIGSTSYGNIGQMKSNIQLICANGFLKSINNKDFIEIDFKSLPSDIKSGLFYLSGKRKEMEAISSYLDSQLIITPEGHDVLIERDPYDPPFNLYKIIEDKAAILKDGGVDEEYINKFITTDINVHIKSFYNKVKNDEDGRNKILKIVDEDILKFTEEVIEMVERKLNKKLTDRFLYALSLHLSSFLNRLSNHQNLKYTNIEGLINDKRTEFNIAVDLKGMIEKKYNVVVPKIEVIYLTLLISSITEEQTNQHVAIIVAAHGSSTASSMVNVAKQLLGDSIIEAIDMPLEVNPTQTLNEIIEKTKEIDMGKGVLLLVDMGSLANFEPIITEKTDIKVKTLDMVTTSLVLEAIRKATILDMDLESIYRSLKDFRGYNTFEEEVSTSKDGKENVIITICSTGEGTAIKLKELVENIVSNITEEKIQVFPVSVRDIDDNIKNIMKKYNIIASVGIINPKIEAPFISIEKLIGGNGENILMSIIKNHDFPVEVKHESIVTKDLCEDSLNQFLTYLNPAKITSMLYQFVSELEEKFNSEFNNSTKIRVMVHLGCALERMVINDGIKYKGDEEKLDNNKVNIIKDASKIFKKNLNISLTEDEIFYLSEMI, encoded by the coding sequence TTGAAGAGAATTGAAAAAATATATGAATATATTATTCAGAGAACAGAAAATTTTAATTTTGAAACTTTAAATGAGAAAATAGGTTTTAGTGCAGGTGAGATAGCTGAAAGTTTAGGTGCCTTAAGAAACAATGTAAGCATGGAATTAAATGAATTACTTAGACAGGACAAGATAATAAAAATAAAATCTAGACCGGTCTTATATGTTGATAGAGTTTGTGTTGAAAGAATTTTAGATAAAAAGTTAAAAACAGGCCCTATAGAAATAAAAGAATTAAATGAGTTGTTATTGGAAAAAAATCAGGTAAACCAGGAGCAATCTCCTTTTGATAAACTTATTGGAGCACGAACTAGTCTTAAAAATCAAATTGAACAGGCAAAGGCAGCTATACTTTATCCACCTAATGGTTTACACTCATTAATTGTAGGTCAAACAGGAGTAGGTAAAACCTTGTTTGCTAATATGATGTATAATCATGCAAAGTATGTGAAGAAGCTACAGAAGGATGCTCCATTTATAGTATTCAACTGTGCTGATTATTATAACAATCCTCAACTCTTAATTTCCCATTTGTTTGGACATGTTAAAGGAGCATATACAGGTGCTGATACTGAAAAAGCTGGGATTGTTGATAAAGCAGATACGGGTATATTATTTTTAGATGAAATACACAGATTGCCACCAGAAGGTCAAGAAATGTTGTTTTACTTTATGGATACGGGAAAATTTAATAGATTAGGTGAAACAGAGAGGAACAGAGAAGCCTGTGTTTTAATAATTGGGGCTACTACTGAAGATCCAAGTTCATCACTATTAAAAACATTTGTAAGAAGAATACCCATAATTATAAATATCCCCAATTTTGAGAAAAGAACAGCAAAAGATAAGGTGGACTTTATTAAATTTCTATTTTCTAATGAGGCCCATAGAGTAAATAAGTTAATAAAAATTGAAGATGAGGCTGTAAAAGCTATTATTGGAAGCACATCCTATGGGAATATTGGTCAGATGAAATCAAATATTCAACTTATATGTGCTAATGGTTTTTTGAAAAGTATCAATAATAAAGATTTCATAGAGATAGATTTTAAATCTCTGCCATCAGATATTAAGAGCGGATTGTTTTATTTAAGTGGTAAACGTAAAGAAATGGAAGCAATATCTAGTTACTTGGATTCACAGTTAATAATAACGCCAGAAGGACATGATGTATTAATTGAAAGGGATCCTTATGATCCACCATTTAATTTGTATAAAATAATAGAAGATAAAGCTGCAATTTTAAAAGACGGAGGTGTAGATGAGGAATATATAAATAAATTTATAACAACGGACATTAATGTACATATTAAATCCTTTTACAATAAGGTAAAAAATGATGAGGATGGGAGAAATAAAATATTAAAGATAGTAGATGAGGATATTCTTAAATTTACAGAAGAAGTAATAGAAATGGTTGAAAGAAAGCTTAATAAAAAACTAACAGATAGATTTCTGTATGCCCTTAGTCTACATCTAAGTTCATTTTTAAACAGATTAAGTAATCATCAAAACCTTAAGTATACAAATATAGAAGGACTAATAAATGATAAACGTACAGAATTCAACATTGCTGTAGATTTAAAAGGAATGATTGAAAAGAAATATAATGTAGTTGTTCCAAAGATTGAGGTTATTTATCTTACCTTGTTAATTAGTTCAATTACTGAGGAACAAACAAATCAGCATGTTGCTATAATTGTAGCAGCACACGGTAGTAGTACAGCAAGTAGTATGGTTAATGTGGCAAAACAACTTTTAGGTGATAGCATAATTGAGGCAATAGATATGCCTTTGGAAGTTAATCCTACTCAGACTTTAAATGAAATTATAGAAAAAACTAAAGAAATAGATATGGGCAAAGGAGTTTTACTACTTGTTGATATGGGATCTCTTGCAAATTTTGAGCCTATAATAACCGAAAAAACTGATATAAAAGTTAAGACACTGGATATGGTTACAACCTCATTAGTATTAGAAGCAATAAGAAAAGCAACTATTTTAGATATGGATTTAGAAAGTATATACAGATCCTTAAAAGATTTCAGAGGTTACAATACTTTTGAAGAGGAAGTAAGTACCAGTAAGGATGGTAAGGAAAATGTAATTATTACAATATGTTCTACTGGTGAAGGAACAGCAATTAAATTAAAGGAATTGGTAGAAAATATTGTTTCAAATATTACAGAAGAAAAAATTCAAGTTTTTCCTGTAAGTGTTAGAGATATAGATGATAATATAAAAAATATTATGAAGAAGTACAATATAATTGCTTCTGTTGGTATTATAAATCCTAAAATTGAAGCACCCTTCATTTCCATTGAAAAATTGATTGGTGGTAATGGAGAAAATATACTTATGAGCATAATAAAAAATCATGATTTTCCTGTGGAAGTGAAACATGAAAGTATAGTTACTAAGGACTTATGTGAAGATAGTTTAAATCAATTTTTAACTTATTTAAATCCAGCAAAAATAACAAGTATGTTGTATCAATTTGTAAGTGAATTAGAGGAAAAATTCAATTCTGAATTTAATAATTCAACGAAAATACGAGTGATGGTGCACTTGGGATGTGCTCTTGAAAGGATGGTTATTAATGATGGGATAAAATATAAAGGGGATGAGGAAAAGTTAGATAATAACAAGGTTAATATTATTAAAGATGCAAGCAAAATATTTAAAAAAAATTTAAATATATCATTAACAGAAGATGAGATATTTTATTTATCAGAAATGATTTGA